The proteins below come from a single Burkholderia sp. PAMC 26561 genomic window:
- a CDS encoding ATP-binding protein — protein sequence MASLRTFATIKPPRLLRIAVSFCIALFFCVSVSARTNVSKNPVQAKPLIVGVVPGALPPMEMSNPNDSENPVRGVSADFVQRIAGALQKPVQWQSFADRGAMIDALRQHRIDAATSATGNDGGVALLYSKPYVATKQVYVERRVAGSHTGRIAYVESQTSPQRLQDAYPSMHPVAYRDTLSALLAVSLGDADAFVGDLVTAGYAVDHFDLVNLTLSGFAPFDEAGYSFAFAADATGEALRRRVDAALAALPPRFLMEVRARWAVAAAVTFTQPLELSGPELAWVAAHPVVDYSMYADAAPMTFRDSSGKPAGLAIDMLSAIGAATGLTFEGHLRDSVEAVTQDIFDGNSALIPYGFSAGQIPPQFVPSKPYGEGVLAIVTRAGAEPLHDARALAEKRVALWRNHALMAMLHERVPTARIVETLPVKGQFDAVRDGDADATVIDMTFANYAVGNPYRGKLAITGAFIDQPVQHGFLIARGEPMLLSIVNKAIAHMQPAELDAIRRRWLLIEHPESKWEQRRPQVIFGALLAVALLALLAGWGWSLKKQVDRRRIAEDAMRRARNDAESANRAKSVFLAAMSHEIRTPMNAVLGLLELELRSPGDRASTVRALGTAHNAARDLLGMIDDILDMAKIEAGRLTLMPAPVELGAWVQSVAAIYEPAARVKGLALRVRANGESEHAWVLADALRLRQVLGNLLSNAIKFTDAGEIVIDYSIAQTNTRCAFVFTVSDTGLGIAGDQQALLFTPFTQARQEQPGRFGGTGLGLTICRRLMTLMNGTIELSSTPGQGSRFTVKMSLPLSEPPLQMPVPEDPETRVREGLRILVVDDHPANLILLTSQLKNLGCEIETASEGAAAFSRWDQQRLEGSPFDLILTDCSMPVMSGEDFARAIRKREAEGQGTRVPIVGVTANAQREAVDHALASGMTQCLVKPLGLDALRHALVLASQRTEEVHEAATPVIADHTSPDAYARFFPVSDAPIRLSRRTTGKRAYGPTHAFPSNTPRQQSVITAHTADANHQTKRLAIAAPRFDADLLNSHGDQAALLVDVLKWSNQVDLEASRAALDTGDFQRLHELVHRMKGASLVIGATPFADACVALQSLIEHDEHPSDMAKLCDAYARFNDEAIALDAALTQHAALTQNVA from the coding sequence ATGGCTTCACTAAGGACGTTCGCCACGATAAAACCGCCAAGGCTTCTGCGCATTGCGGTGTCGTTTTGTATCGCGCTATTTTTTTGCGTTTCGGTGAGTGCCCGGACGAACGTTTCAAAAAATCCGGTTCAAGCAAAGCCGTTGATAGTGGGCGTCGTGCCGGGCGCGTTGCCGCCCATGGAAATGAGTAATCCGAATGATTCGGAGAATCCTGTGCGCGGTGTATCGGCGGATTTTGTGCAACGAATCGCAGGAGCGTTGCAGAAGCCGGTTCAATGGCAGAGCTTCGCCGATCGCGGCGCAATGATCGACGCGTTGCGGCAGCATCGAATAGATGCCGCGACCAGCGCCACTGGTAACGACGGCGGCGTCGCGTTGCTTTACAGCAAGCCGTATGTTGCGACGAAGCAGGTCTATGTTGAGCGTCGTGTCGCAGGATCACACACAGGACGGATCGCATACGTCGAGTCGCAGACATCGCCACAACGGCTGCAGGATGCGTATCCATCGATGCATCCCGTTGCTTATCGCGATACGTTGAGCGCATTGCTTGCCGTATCGCTGGGCGATGCGGACGCTTTCGTCGGCGATCTGGTCACAGCGGGTTATGCGGTCGATCATTTCGATCTGGTCAACCTCACGCTGTCCGGTTTCGCTCCATTCGATGAAGCCGGCTACAGCTTCGCATTCGCCGCCGATGCAACCGGCGAAGCGCTGCGCCGGCGCGTGGACGCGGCGCTTGCCGCATTGCCGCCGCGTTTCTTGATGGAAGTACGCGCACGCTGGGCCGTCGCCGCGGCCGTGACGTTCACCCAACCGCTCGAATTAAGCGGCCCCGAGCTTGCCTGGGTCGCGGCACATCCCGTGGTCGACTACTCCATGTACGCGGACGCCGCGCCCATGACGTTTCGCGATTCGAGTGGCAAGCCGGCGGGACTCGCAATCGATATGTTGTCGGCTATCGGCGCGGCGACGGGTCTGACATTTGAAGGCCATTTGCGCGATTCGGTCGAAGCCGTCACGCAGGATATCTTCGACGGCAATTCGGCCTTGATCCCATATGGATTCAGCGCCGGGCAGATTCCGCCGCAGTTCGTGCCAAGCAAACCCTACGGCGAAGGCGTGCTCGCGATCGTGACCCGCGCGGGCGCCGAGCCGCTTCACGACGCCCGCGCGCTTGCCGAAAAACGCGTCGCGTTGTGGCGCAACCATGCGCTGATGGCCATGCTGCACGAGCGCGTGCCCACGGCGCGAATCGTCGAGACTTTACCGGTCAAGGGCCAGTTCGACGCGGTGCGCGACGGCGACGCGGACGCGACCGTCATCGACATGACGTTCGCGAATTACGCCGTCGGCAATCCGTATCGCGGCAAGCTCGCGATCACCGGCGCGTTCATCGATCAACCCGTGCAGCACGGCTTTCTCATCGCGCGTGGCGAGCCGATGTTGCTGTCGATCGTGAACAAGGCGATCGCGCACATGCAGCCCGCCGAGCTCGATGCCATCCGCCGCCGGTGGCTGCTGATCGAGCATCCCGAGAGCAAGTGGGAGCAGCGGCGTCCGCAAGTCATCTTCGGCGCGTTACTGGCGGTGGCCCTGCTTGCGTTGCTTGCCGGATGGGGCTGGTCGCTGAAGAAGCAGGTGGATCGGCGGCGCATCGCCGAGGACGCAATGCGGCGCGCCAGGAACGACGCCGAGAGCGCGAACCGTGCAAAGTCGGTCTTCCTCGCGGCGATGAGCCACGAGATCCGCACGCCGATGAATGCCGTCCTCGGTCTCCTCGAACTCGAGCTGCGCAGCCCGGGAGACAGGGCATCGACGGTCAGGGCGCTCGGCACGGCGCACAATGCGGCGCGCGATCTGCTTGGCATGATCGACGATATCCTCGACATGGCGAAGATCGAAGCGGGACGGCTTACATTGATGCCCGCGCCCGTGGAACTCGGGGCGTGGGTGCAGAGCGTTGCAGCGATCTACGAGCCGGCGGCGCGCGTGAAGGGCCTGGCGCTGAGGGTCCGCGCGAACGGCGAAAGCGAACACGCATGGGTGCTGGCCGATGCATTGCGACTGCGGCAGGTGCTAGGCAATTTGTTATCGAACGCGATCAAGTTCACCGATGCCGGCGAGATCGTGATCGACTATTCGATCGCGCAGACGAACACGCGCTGCGCGTTCGTGTTCACGGTGTCCGATACTGGTCTCGGGATCGCGGGCGATCAGCAGGCCTTGCTCTTCACGCCCTTCACGCAAGCGCGTCAGGAACAGCCGGGAAGGTTCGGCGGAACGGGTCTTGGCCTGACGATCTGCAGGCGGCTGATGACGTTGATGAACGGCACCATCGAGTTATCGAGCACGCCGGGGCAGGGGAGCCGGTTCACCGTAAAAATGAGCTTGCCGCTGAGCGAACCGCCCTTGCAAATGCCTGTCCCGGAAGACCCCGAAACGCGGGTGCGCGAAGGCTTGCGCATACTTGTAGTCGATGATCATCCCGCCAATCTCATCCTGCTCACAAGCCAGTTGAAGAACCTTGGCTGCGAGATCGAAACGGCCAGCGAAGGCGCAGCCGCATTCTCGCGATGGGATCAGCAAAGACTCGAAGGTTCGCCATTCGACCTGATCCTGACCGACTGTTCGATGCCCGTCATGAGCGGCGAGGATTTCGCCCGCGCAATCCGCAAGCGCGAGGCCGAGGGGCAGGGAACGCGGGTACCTATCGTGGGCGTGACGGCGAACGCGCAGCGCGAGGCCGTGGATCACGCGCTCGCGTCAGGCATGACGCAGTGCCTGGTCAAGCCGCTGGGACTGGACGCGCTGCGACATGCGCTCGTGCTTGCATCGCAAAGGACGGAGGAGGTGCATGAGGCCGCAACACCGGTAATCGCCGATCACACGTCACCGGACGCCTATGCGAGGTTTTTCCCGGTATCCGACGCCCCGATCCGTCTTTCCAGGCGCACTACAGGAAAACGGGCCTATGGCCCGACACACGCTTTTCCGTCCAATACGCCTCGCCAGCAGTCGGTGATTACAGCGCACACGGCGGACGCAAATCATCAGACGAAGCGCTTGGCGATTGCCGCACCGCGCTTTGATGCCGACCTTCTGAACAGTCACGGAGATCAGGCGGCGCTCCTCGTCGATGTGCTGAAGTGGTCGAACCAGGTCGATCTCGAAGCCAGTCGCGCGGCACTCGACACGGGCGACTTCCAGCGCCTTCATGAACTCGTGCATCGCATGAAAGGAGCATCCCTGGTGATCGGGGCCACGCCGTTTGCCGATGCCTGCGTCGCGCTGCAAAGCCTGATCGAGCACGACGAGCATCCGTCCGACATGGCGAAACTCTGCGATGCCTACGCGCGTTTCAACGACGAAGCCATAGCACTGGATGCGGCGTTGACACAGCACGCTGCATTAACACAAAACGTCGCCTGA
- a CDS encoding DUF4148 domain-containing protein gives MLKALIPAIVVAAALGAPALASAQQSGDTVTRAAVKADLAQMERSGYNVEGDHTTYPAQTQAAEQRVETNQGVMATSYGPTMNGSSAAGTRALVAQPDGTRSTYFGQ, from the coding sequence ATGCTCAAGGCACTCATTCCCGCAATCGTCGTAGCAGCAGCTTTAGGCGCTCCAGCTCTGGCAAGCGCGCAACAATCCGGCGACACGGTGACGCGCGCGGCAGTGAAAGCGGATCTGGCTCAGATGGAGCGGTCGGGCTATAACGTCGAAGGCGATCACACGACGTATCCCGCTCAGACCCAGGCCGCCGAGCAACGCGTGGAAACGAATCAGGGCGTGATGGCGACATCGTACGGACCGACAATGAATGGATCGTCAGCCGCTGGAACGCGGGCGCTTGTTGCCCAGCCGGACGGAACGCGCTCCACTTACTTCGGGCAATAA
- the katE gene encoding catalase HPII, with translation MPTPKKNGSAAAPQSNASAVARTPSQNNTNPKLDSLEQFRSDATNQALTTNQGVKVSDNQNTLKVGPRGPSLLEDFIMREKITHFDHERIPERIVHARGSAAHGVFKPYKAHTDLTKAAFLSDPNKETPVYVRFSTVQGSRGSADTVRDVRGFAVKFYTDEGNFDMVGNNMPVFFIQDAIKFPDFVHAVKPEPHNEMPQGGSAHDTFWDFVSLVPESAHMVLWTMSDRAIPRSLRTMEGFGIHTFRLVNAEGKGRFVKFHWRPTIGSASLLWDEAQKLAGKDSDFHRRDLWEAIDMGDYPEWELGVQIVEEDQEHSFDFDILDPTKIIPEEIVPITMLGKLTLNRNPDNFFAETEQVAFCPGHIVPGIDFSNDPLLQGRLFSYTDTQISRLGGPNFHEIPINRTIAPMHNNQRDAKHRMTVNRGQASYEPNSIDSGWPKETAPAAMGGGFETYPERVDAVKIRQRSESFADHYSQATLFWKSMTQPEKDHIVGAYSFELSKVERKFIRERQLGILANIDSELCARVADNLGLPAPAASASPEELGKSSLEQSPALSLIAKAVPSVKTRKVAILAAKGADVASIKAIKDALTAEGAHAKVVAPQLGTLGDGVEVDATILALPSIMFDGVVIAGGAASAKLLAESGDARHFVLEAFKHLKAIGAVGDGEDVLAAAHLPTGDEGVSVGSDVKKVMKAFITAMSAHRVWARAEKAESVPA, from the coding sequence ATGCCGACCCCGAAGAAGAATGGAAGCGCTGCTGCGCCCCAGTCAAACGCCAGCGCTGTTGCGCGCACGCCCTCGCAGAACAATACGAATCCCAAGCTGGACAGCCTCGAGCAATTCCGTTCGGACGCGACGAACCAGGCGCTGACGACCAATCAAGGCGTCAAGGTCTCCGATAACCAGAACACACTCAAAGTGGGTCCGCGCGGCCCGTCGCTGCTCGAAGATTTCATCATGCGTGAAAAAATCACGCACTTCGACCATGAGCGCATTCCCGAGCGGATCGTGCATGCACGTGGTTCCGCCGCGCATGGCGTGTTCAAGCCGTACAAGGCCCACACCGATCTGACGAAGGCCGCCTTCTTGTCGGACCCGAACAAGGAAACGCCCGTCTACGTGCGTTTTTCGACGGTTCAGGGTTCGCGCGGCTCAGCAGATACGGTGCGCGATGTACGTGGTTTCGCGGTCAAGTTCTACACGGACGAAGGCAACTTCGATATGGTCGGCAACAACATGCCGGTCTTTTTTATCCAGGACGCCATCAAGTTTCCGGACTTCGTGCATGCCGTGAAGCCCGAACCGCATAACGAAATGCCGCAGGGCGGATCGGCGCATGACACGTTCTGGGACTTCGTCTCACTCGTGCCGGAGTCAGCGCATATGGTCCTGTGGACCATGTCGGATCGCGCAATCCCGCGCAGCCTTCGTACCATGGAAGGATTCGGCATCCATACATTTCGTCTGGTGAATGCCGAGGGCAAGGGACGCTTCGTCAAGTTCCACTGGCGTCCGACCATCGGTTCCGCATCACTTTTGTGGGACGAAGCGCAAAAACTCGCGGGCAAGGACTCGGACTTTCACCGGCGCGACCTGTGGGAAGCGATCGACATGGGCGATTACCCGGAATGGGAATTGGGCGTTCAGATCGTGGAAGAGGATCAGGAGCACTCGTTCGACTTCGACATTCTCGATCCGACCAAGATCATCCCGGAAGAAATCGTGCCGATCACCATGCTCGGCAAGCTCACGCTGAACCGCAACCCGGACAACTTCTTCGCCGAGACCGAGCAGGTTGCGTTCTGTCCGGGACACATTGTTCCGGGTATCGATTTCTCGAACGATCCGCTGCTGCAAGGCCGTTTGTTCTCCTACACCGACACCCAGATCAGCCGCCTTGGCGGTCCGAACTTTCACGAAATTCCGATCAACCGCACGATCGCGCCGATGCACAACAATCAGCGCGATGCGAAGCACCGGATGACGGTGAACCGCGGGCAGGCATCGTACGAACCGAATTCAATCGACAGCGGCTGGCCGAAGGAAACGGCGCCGGCCGCGATGGGCGGCGGTTTCGAAACGTATCCGGAACGCGTGGATGCCGTCAAGATCCGCCAACGCAGTGAATCGTTCGCCGACCACTATTCCCAAGCCACGCTGTTCTGGAAGAGCATGACGCAGCCGGAGAAGGACCATATCGTCGGCGCGTATTCGTTTGAACTGAGCAAGGTCGAGCGCAAGTTCATCCGCGAACGGCAACTTGGAATCCTGGCGAATATCGATAGCGAGCTGTGTGCGCGTGTTGCCGACAATCTTGGTCTTCCCGCGCCGGCAGCGAGCGCGAGTCCGGAAGAGCTCGGCAAGTCGTCTCTCGAGCAATCGCCGGCACTGAGTTTGATTGCGAAGGCGGTGCCCTCGGTGAAAACGCGCAAGGTCGCCATCCTTGCTGCGAAGGGCGCGGACGTTGCAAGCATCAAGGCGATCAAGGACGCGCTCACGGCTGAGGGTGCGCATGCGAAAGTCGTTGCGCCGCAACTGGGCACGTTGGGTGATGGCGTTGAAGTGGATGCAACCATTCTCGCGCTGCCGTCGATCATGTTCGACGGTGTGGTCATTGCCGGCGGCGCGGCGAGTGCAAAGCTGCTGGCAGAGTCCGGCGACGCCCGCCACTTCGTGCTTGAAGCATTCAAGCATCTGAAGGCGATCGGTGCCGTGGGCGACGGCGAGGATGTGCTCGCAGCCGCACATCTGCCGACAGGCGATGAAGGCGTAAGCGTGGGCAGCGACGTGAAGAAAGTGATGAAGGCCTTCATTACAGCGATGTCGGCGCATCGGGTTTGGGCGCGAGCCGAGAAGGCAGAGAGCGTTCCGGCGTAA
- a CDS encoding S10 family peptidase — protein sequence MTNSPAAAKSSSASSGKKDQPYFDPTPYGNGPDDAIDATLTDESAAITHHSAVIGGKTINYTATAGHLVIVDPSSSKPTAKLFYVAFTQDNQTEEARPLTFFYNGGPGSSSVFVLLGSYAPMRIKTSTPDFTPPAPYQMEDNPDSLLDKSDLVFINPVGTGYSAAIAPNKNRDFWGVDQDADSIKQFIKRFLTKNNRWNSPKFLYGESYGTARSCVLAYRLHEDGVDLNGITLQSSILDYTQSGNPVGALPTAAADAWFHKKLGVHPRPADLLEFSEEVAQFARTDYIAALRKFPQTDDDTVEKLSEYTGIDKATLIAWSLDVASYDSRGNSLFLTTLLKSRGVALGSYDGRVTAISTGIAGKIDPNSGGNDPTMTAVTGVYTAMWNQYLNEKLKFTSTSSFTDLNDQAFLNWDFHHKDPTGAEKGMDAKGNIILYTAGDLAAVMALNIDLKVLSANGFYDFVTPFYQTVLDLQQMPLIDKTVRENLSAKFYPSGHMIYLDGGSRTQLKADLSTMYEAATANHNAMSRIRALQERKRD from the coding sequence ATGACGAACTCACCGGCGGCAGCGAAATCATCAAGTGCATCTTCCGGCAAGAAAGACCAGCCGTATTTCGATCCGACGCCGTACGGCAATGGTCCCGATGACGCCATTGACGCCACCCTGACCGACGAAAGTGCCGCGATCACGCATCACTCGGCGGTTATCGGCGGGAAGACGATCAACTATACGGCGACCGCCGGGCACCTCGTGATCGTCGATCCAAGCAGCTCGAAGCCTACCGCCAAACTCTTCTACGTTGCGTTCACGCAGGACAACCAGACCGAAGAAGCGCGTCCGCTGACGTTCTTCTATAACGGCGGGCCGGGGTCGTCGTCGGTGTTCGTGTTGCTGGGTTCGTATGCGCCAATGCGCATCAAGACTTCGACACCCGACTTCACGCCGCCTGCGCCGTACCAGATGGAAGACAATCCGGACAGCCTGCTCGACAAGAGCGACCTCGTGTTCATCAACCCGGTAGGGACGGGCTACTCGGCGGCGATCGCGCCGAACAAGAACCGCGATTTCTGGGGCGTTGATCAGGATGCCGATTCAATCAAGCAATTCATCAAGCGCTTCCTGACCAAGAACAATCGATGGAATTCGCCCAAGTTTCTGTATGGAGAGTCGTATGGCACGGCGCGTAGTTGCGTGCTTGCGTACCGCCTGCATGAGGACGGCGTGGACCTGAACGGCATCACGTTGCAGTCGTCCATTCTCGATTACACGCAGTCGGGCAACCCGGTCGGCGCACTGCCGACCGCTGCTGCCGATGCGTGGTTCCACAAGAAGCTCGGTGTGCATCCGCGGCCGGCCGATCTGCTGGAATTCTCGGAAGAGGTGGCGCAGTTTGCGCGCACGGATTACATCGCGGCGTTGCGCAAGTTTCCGCAAACCGACGACGATACCGTCGAGAAACTCTCGGAATACACGGGTATCGACAAAGCCACGCTGATTGCGTGGAGTCTCGATGTCGCTTCGTATGACAGCCGCGGCAATTCGCTTTTTCTCACCACGCTGCTGAAATCGAGGGGCGTGGCGCTCGGTTCCTACGATGGCCGCGTGACGGCGATATCAACGGGCATCGCCGGAAAGATCGATCCGAATTCCGGCGGCAACGATCCGACCATGACGGCAGTCACCGGCGTGTACACCGCGATGTGGAACCAGTACCTGAACGAGAAGCTGAAGTTCACATCCACGTCGTCTTTCACCGATCTCAACGATCAGGCCTTTCTCAACTGGGATTTCCATCACAAGGACCCGACCGGCGCGGAAAAAGGCATGGACGCCAAGGGCAATATCATTCTCTACACGGCGGGGGATCTTGCAGCGGTGATGGCGTTGAACATCGACTTGAAGGTGTTGTCGGCGAACGGATTCTATGACTTCGTGACGCCGTTCTACCAGACGGTGCTGGATCTGCAGCAAATGCCGCTCATCGATAAAACCGTGCGCGAGAATCTCTCCGCGAAGTTTTATCCATCGGGTCACATGATTTATCTCGATGGTGGATCGCGCACGCAGCTCAAGGCGGATCTCTCGACCATGTACGAGGCAGCGACGGCGAATCACAACGCGATGAGCCGCATTCGCGCATTGCAGGAGCGCAAGAGAGACTAG
- a CDS encoding S53 family peptidase, whose product MTVTNHPADHPVPGSDKSQPEGAQCLGACNPEEKIEVVVMLRRQNEGEFKQLMQKINKGAADAAPISRDEFGKRFGASQADVTRIEAFAKAHGLDVVRADANSRSVVLSGTIAQFSTAFSVKLERFQHHAIGEYRGRSGPVNVPSDMKDMVTAVLGLDSRPQARPHFRFRPPIKPARGGTSTSYTPLDLARLYNFPAGDGSGQCVGIIELGGGYKQSDLSAYFSKLGVGKPDVVSVGVDQANNAPSGNPNGPDGEVTLDIEIVGAIVPGARIAVYFTTNSDAGFVDAVNRAIHDDANKPSVVSISWGGPESNWTAQSQNAFNDVLQSAAVMGVTVCVASGDSGSSDGVADNGDHVDFPASSPYVLACGGTHLSASANGIGSEVVWNDGDQGGAGGGGVSAVFALPVWQNGLKVKRTEGGTTALAKRGVPDVAGDASPLTGYDVLIGGTETVVGGTSAVAPLWAALIARINAAAGKPAGFINPKLYLAKTAGHDITQGNNGSFEASAGWDACTGLGSPDGAKVAAALK is encoded by the coding sequence ATGACCGTTACAAACCATCCCGCAGACCATCCTGTTCCAGGCAGCGACAAATCGCAGCCCGAAGGCGCGCAGTGCCTCGGCGCATGCAATCCGGAAGAAAAGATCGAAGTCGTGGTGATGCTTCGCCGGCAAAACGAGGGCGAATTCAAGCAGTTGATGCAAAAGATCAACAAAGGCGCCGCCGATGCCGCCCCTATTTCCCGCGATGAATTCGGCAAGCGCTTCGGCGCATCCCAGGCCGATGTGACGCGGATCGAAGCGTTCGCGAAGGCGCACGGGCTCGATGTGGTCCGCGCCGATGCAAACTCGCGCAGCGTCGTGCTGTCCGGCACCATCGCGCAGTTCAGTACCGCGTTCAGCGTCAAGCTGGAGCGCTTCCAACATCACGCCATTGGTGAATATCGCGGACGCTCGGGCCCGGTGAACGTGCCATCGGACATGAAGGACATGGTCACCGCCGTGCTGGGCCTCGACAGCCGGCCTCAGGCACGCCCGCACTTCCGTTTCCGTCCGCCGATCAAGCCGGCGCGCGGCGGCACGAGCACGTCCTACACGCCGCTCGATCTCGCACGCCTCTACAACTTTCCCGCCGGCGATGGCAGCGGCCAGTGCGTTGGCATCATCGAACTGGGGGGAGGCTACAAGCAGAGCGATCTCAGCGCGTATTTCTCGAAGCTCGGCGTAGGGAAGCCGGACGTGGTGTCCGTTGGCGTCGATCAGGCGAATAACGCGCCGAGTGGCAACCCGAACGGGCCGGACGGCGAAGTGACGCTGGATATCGAAATTGTCGGTGCGATCGTGCCGGGTGCGCGCATCGCGGTGTATTTCACGACCAACAGCGACGCGGGATTCGTCGATGCCGTGAACCGCGCAATCCACGACGATGCCAACAAACCCTCGGTTGTATCCATCAGTTGGGGCGGCCCGGAATCGAACTGGACGGCGCAATCGCAAAACGCATTCAACGACGTGCTGCAATCGGCCGCGGTCATGGGCGTGACGGTCTGCGTGGCCTCGGGCGACAGCGGCTCGAGCGACGGTGTGGCCGACAACGGCGATCACGTCGACTTCCCGGCATCGAGCCCTTACGTGCTCGCGTGCGGCGGGACGCATCTGAGTGCATCGGCGAACGGAATCGGCAGTGAAGTTGTCTGGAACGACGGCGACCAGGGCGGCGCCGGCGGTGGCGGCGTGAGCGCGGTGTTCGCGTTGCCCGTCTGGCAGAACGGCTTGAAGGTGAAGCGCACGGAGGGCGGCACGACTGCGCTTGCCAAACGTGGCGTACCCGATGTCGCCGGCGACGCGTCGCCGCTTACCGGCTACGACGTGCTGATCGGCGGCACGGAAACGGTCGTGGGCGGCACGAGCGCGGTTGCGCCGCTTTGGGCGGCATTGATCGCGCGGATCAATGCGGCGGCGGGCAAGCCGGCAGGTTTCATCAACCCGAAGCTGTATCTTGCGAAAACGGCCGGGCATGACATCACGCAAGGCAATAATGGGAGCTTCGAGGCATCGGCGGGATGGGATGCATGCACGGGTCTCGGCAGTCCCGATGGCGCAAAAGTCGCGGCGGCGCTTAAATAG
- a CDS encoding GFA family protein, whose protein sequence is MSNSNDEARDREAALVRGGEAKHEGGCACGAWRFVVSSEPDRVGLCHCMTCRKVHGSAFGAYAVYHAEQVSMSGATRAWQSSADGRRHFCTVCGSVAYMAYVNTDEIELPIGAFDETGFLKPTYELFCVRREPWLSAGGRREYAGDRP, encoded by the coding sequence ATGAGCAACTCTAATGATGAAGCGCGCGACAGGGAAGCCGCACTGGTCAGAGGTGGCGAAGCGAAGCACGAAGGCGGCTGCGCGTGCGGTGCGTGGCGCTTCGTGGTTTCATCGGAGCCGGATCGCGTCGGGCTGTGCCATTGCATGACGTGCCGCAAGGTGCATGGCTCGGCATTTGGCGCGTACGCGGTTTATCACGCCGAGCAGGTGAGCATGTCGGGTGCGACCCGCGCCTGGCAAAGCTCCGCCGATGGCCGCCGTCATTTCTGCACCGTGTGCGGGTCGGTCGCGTACATGGCGTATGTGAACACCGACGAAATCGAGTTGCCCATCGGCGCATTCGATGAAACCGGCTTCCTAAAACCCACCTACGAGCTGTTTTGCGTCCGCCGCGAGCCGTGGTTATCCGCCGGTGGCCGCCGCGAGTATGCCGGGGACCGGCCCTGA
- a CDS encoding inositol monophosphatase, translating into MKHVSLLALLPTSASAFATTAGPNAAPGATDLAAYVLSHERYDATANAPSPRTDYKTVSVADVMTDEYVFPLGETGKSIVLSGYQIAAGFLAERAADQWLELARQQHAAEGGPADDTTRHVPDPAEADQLMDRAMESAERILAPFSGAPVASLFETHYRGGREFLRLSWEGLPEDLVPKSRRPAAAVGGLRAPGETAAQDYDPYGLEGTSDYDVDKPLAYREKIGPFLLTMTYRHEYPQVDDERLGTAFAVFHEAGTDIVVAAVELKLVKVPPIQSSADLVYVLDTYSGEMLSMALAATEALGRERLCSVFNTHRVVFIGTWEVRKSWRSQGLGVALLREALERLPADPDGRPDALCVAPEPYQTEARYLEQLPATLREELDAPAHRLTQHLNGWLERANLPNVKTHFFIPMAKHEGIGSAGENARLIDRIMESEA; encoded by the coding sequence ATGAAGCACGTTTCCCTGCTGGCTCTGCTCCCCACCAGCGCCTCGGCATTCGCAACGACGGCTGGTCCGAACGCAGCACCCGGCGCGACAGATCTCGCTGCCTACGTGCTTTCGCATGAACGTTACGATGCAACCGCGAACGCGCCGTCACCCCGTACGGATTACAAAACGGTGAGCGTCGCAGATGTAATGACCGACGAGTACGTGTTTCCGCTTGGAGAAACCGGCAAGTCGATCGTCTTGTCCGGCTATCAGATCGCGGCGGGCTTTCTGGCCGAACGCGCCGCGGATCAATGGCTCGAGCTCGCGCGCCAGCAGCACGCGGCAGAAGGCGGACCGGCCGATGACACCACGCGCCACGTGCCCGATCCCGCCGAAGCCGACCAGCTCATGGATCGCGCGATGGAATCGGCCGAGCGCATCCTCGCGCCGTTTTCGGGCGCGCCGGTGGCGTCGCTGTTTGAAACGCATTATCGCGGCGGACGCGAATTCCTCCGGCTGAGCTGGGAAGGTTTGCCGGAAGACCTCGTGCCAAAGTCGCGCCGGCCGGCTGCGGCCGTTGGCGGATTGCGTGCACCGGGCGAGACGGCAGCGCAGGATTACGATCCGTACGGGCTGGAAGGCACGAGCGACTATGACGTCGACAAGCCGCTCGCGTACAGGGAGAAGATCGGCCCGTTCCTGCTGACCATGACGTACCGTCATGAATATCCGCAAGTCGACGACGAACGCCTCGGCACCGCGTTCGCCGTCTTCCACGAGGCGGGAACGGATATCGTCGTGGCCGCCGTCGAATTGAAGCTGGTAAAAGTGCCGCCCATTCAGAGCAGCGCCGACCTGGTGTATGTGCTGGATACGTATTCCGGCGAAATGCTGTCTATGGCGCTCGCCGCAACCGAGGCGCTCGGGCGGGAACGTTTGTGTTCAGTGTTCAATACGCACCGGGTGGTGTTCATCGGTACGTGGGAAGTGCGCAAGAGCTGGCGCAGTCAGGGTCTGGGCGTGGCGCTTTTGCGCGAGGCGCTCGAACGCCTGCCGGCAGACCCCGATGGTCGTCCCGATGCATTGTGCGTCGCCCCCGAACCGTATCAGACCGAGGCGCGCTATCTGGAGCAATTGCCTGCGACCTTGCGTGAAGAACTCGATGCCCCTGCGCACCGCCTCACGCAACATCTGAACGGGTGGCTCGAACGCGCCAATCTGCCGAACGTGAAGACGCACTTCTTCATTCCAATGGCCAAGCACGAAGGCATTGGATCGGCGGGAGAAAACGCGCGGCTGATCGACCGGATCATGGAAAGTGAAGCCTGA